The DNA region CAGCGCTTTTGAACCCGTTAATTCCTTTGTCATTATAAAAACCCCATTTCAATGTTATGGTATACTTACTCTTGAAGGTAATGGGTGTTGACAATGCAACACCGATAAATTGACTCAATTATAGTCACTAATGTGTTGCATTGTCAACACTATTGAAAAAGATTGATGGAAGGAACCGGATTCTTATGAAAGATTTAGGATATTTAGCACAAGATATTTCAATTTTGCATCGGCAATATTATAAAGATACCGGAAAACAATTCGAACAACTGGATTTAAATCCAACTGCTGCTTGTATTCTACTAACGATTAATGACCACCGACATATTAACCAGAGTCAAATTGCGCGTGAATTAGTTTTGGACAAGGGGATGGTTGCTCGACAGATTAAAAAACTGGATCAAAATGGATGGGTAGTTAAACAACCACGTCCTGGGAAGGCACTTGAGGTTAGTTTAACCGAATCAGGACAGCAGTTATTGATCAAGGTTCAAATGATTAGACGGAATTGGTGGGCAGAGCGCTTTGCCCAAACTGGAATTAAAGCTGATTCACCGATTATTCCATCGATTGAGCGCGTTGTTGAAACGATTATTGGAGAAAATAAGGGCTAGTAATTTAATTACTAGCCCTTATTTTAAAATTCTTGTTCAATTTTGTAATGTTTACCCTTTTTAGGGTCACTTTCCTTATCGCCAACTTCGAACAACAGGTGCTTCCCATTTTCATCCTTTACCATGACCACTTTTTCATTAGTAGTCCGTTTGTCAGATGTTAATTGAGCAGTCCTGATAATTTCAGCAGGATCGATGTTTGAAGCAATTGCGTTTCCAGGATTAAATAATACGTCTTCAGCCATATGAATGCCTCCAATCAATATGTAAAATAATATTTACACTATGAATATACCGCTAATTAATTCCAAAAGCAACGATAAAGATATCAAAATAAAGTGGTTAGATAAATGACATTACCTAACCACTTTATTTAGATTATTTACTTAATGATGATGCTTTGACCCAACCGACCTTCTTAATATGATAGAAAGTGGCGTTCTTGGCGGCCTTATACTTGCGCTTGCTCTTTAGCAAACTGTTAACTGATTCCTTACTAATTTTAACGACTACTTTTTGGTTAGCTGGTAACTTACGACTTGATAATTTAACCGTTTGAGCACCGCCAAATGATGCAACCGGTTCGTCAGCCATAAAGGTGGCTTTATAGGCGGTGATTTGGTTAGTTTTAGCCTTAAAATAGGTTCCGGCTTTGATTTCTCTGACGCTAGCTAATGCATAATTCTGGTACTTAGCATTATTGATCTTAGCAGCGCTCGCATTTGTAGAGCTAGCAGTAGCTGAAAACAAGGCTAATGGAATGGTAATTGTAACCACCATTGCTATTTTATTTAATTTCATCGTAACACCTCAATAATTATTTAGTGGTTTAATTTTAATGCTATCGACGGTTAATTACAATTATAATATTTACTAATGGTTAGGAAGAAATCAATTATCCTAAAAAAGACTCAGTTAATGAAGTTAGTTTTTCAATATCCGATTCAATCAAATTTTCACCATCGCTTTGAAAGTAGATGACACCATCCACTAGGTCAACGTCCATTAACGTGTAAAAATCACGATAATGATAAGTAGGGCTCAAGCTCATTAAGTTCGGAACAATGTCGCAGATGAGATCGTTTGCGTAGTCATCATCTTCAGTCACAACGATAATTAAATAATTATAAGTCATAATTGTTAGTGCTGGATTCTCATTCGGAATGTTGAAATCGAAATCTTCGGTGATTTTGGGAACTAGCTGCCCATTTATTTTCATTTGTAGTTTCATCTAATTTATTCCATCTCCATTGCAGTGTATGCCCTTGACTTATGGGTACATTCCGCAATTCCAATCTGCGTAATATCGCTGCGCAAAATGTTATATCGATGCCCCCAGTGTTCACCAACTGAATCATCGTATGTAAATAGGTTGATGGCATTGATTAAGTTGGTCTTAGTGTCGTTCATAGCGTAAGCAAAAGCAATGTTTTCACCTAGCACATGGTTATTATAGTGGAGCTGTTTACACAGTAAATCCACCTTCCACTTGCCATTTTCAGTGAAGTGGTTAAAATGCTTTTGATCTGTATAGCCCTGCTGATTCCTTAATTTAGCTAGTGTTGCTAGGTGAACGTTCCATTTTAATGGCCTAAGATGATGTCTTGATCGAATGTAGTTGATGTATTGTAGGCCAGTGGATTTATTAATGGAGTCATTGGCGATTAGTATGTCTGGGCGGTTATTTGCGCTTAGTTCGCTGGGTAGCTTTAAGCTACCTGCAATTATCCATAGTGCCTGCTTATAGCCACTGAACTTGACTCGGTAATAGATTACTCGCCAATTACTAACCTTGCGATGAATAATTTTACCCACAGCCCCGGGATTAATACGGTGAATGGAATTTTTGGTATCGGTCTCGTTAGTGGGGAAGTGTTTGTGTTGAACGCTAGTGTTACTAGGATCATAAATAACCGTGGTGCCATTTTGATAATTACCGTTACTTAAATTGGCATTGAGGTTGTAAATCTGATTATAATTATTAATCCGTTTTCGTTGTGGTTCGGTGATATTTTTATTGATCATAGCATGAACATCGATAATTGCTCGTCTAGAATTGAAAAGTTCATTCCCAAACAAGCCAAGGTTAATTATTATGGTAATTAGAGTTAGTGATATAATTTTATTCCGCATTGAACCACCTTCTTTAATCATTATTTATTACTTACATTATATCTTGATTAATGTTTGATTATCAATTTAACATTAAAAAAGGACTAGTTTGATAACTAGTCCCCTTTGGCATATGTAAATTCCCCTTCGCATGCCTTGACTAAATTGTACACTAAATAATTTCAAATTGGTACTTTATTTTTAATCTTAATCTAATTTTTTAAGTTAACCTACCGATATTTTAAATTAAAGTGTTAAAACATATGTGTTTTGCGTTTTTGCAAAATATGGCGTCAATTGCCGATTTAACCCGCGGTCATTGCTTCTTTTTCAACAATTATCACCATTAATTATTTATCCAAAACGATTGAAACGGGGAATAATCGCGTTATAATACCAATCAAGAGCGTTGCTTCCGAATACGGCTCTAAAAAAACAACAGGAGATGTTGATTATGTTAAAGGCGATTGCTAAATCGCGGGTATTTGACCTGGTAGGGGTCATTATTGTATTGCTAAGTGCGTTTTTATCCGGGTACCTATTTGAAACCCTGGATGAAGTAACCCATTGGGGTGGCATCAGTCCGTTAGTGCCATTCGGGTTAATTAGTGTTGGCTCATCTGTCCTATCGTTATATTCAGATCGATTAACCGCTCGGATGAATAATCTGGGCAATTGGATCGGGCTAGCCGGTGTCATTCTAAGCGGGACCATTGATTACCTGCTTGGCAATAAGGGTGCCATTTTTACCTACCCGGTGACATTCATTATTCAGGCCTGGGCGATTAAGGTGTGGATGAATTCAGATCAATATAAAGCTCGGAAGGCCCCCACTGGAATGAAGGGTGGCTTGATTATTACTTCATTAATTGTTTGTTCATTTGGGTTTAGTTACTTTACAAATGCGATTGCGTTTACCCAACATGATTGGCTATTTTATACAACGACCCTCGTGTTTGCCTTATCGTTAATCGCAAACGCGTTTAACGCCTTAAAGCTAAGGGTGCAATGGCAATTTTGGGGGCTTTATAACATTGTTCAATTATTGAAAGCGCTCATTCAAGGAAACTTTGCGAACGTTGGCAAATATATTTACTACATTATTAATTCGATTTCTGGATTATCCTATTGGAAGGATTAAATTCTAGCTCAATCATTAGGAATTAATTTAAGTGTTTGCTATACTTTAGTAAGGATTTGAAAGGACTGATATGATTGAGTTTATTATTATCACCAGTAAAGATTGCTAATCTAGAGTTGAATAACCGGGTAGTAATGTCACCATGGTGTATTATTGAATACATTAATTTGTAGAAACGCTTTAATATCGGTGATGACAAGGCATTTTGTGGGTGCAGATGATACGTTGACTATCCTTGCTTAGAAATCAGCAAATTTAGTTAATTTTTTAACTGCATTAACATTTTACTCCTTAGTAACATGAGTATAAACTCCTAATGTGATTTGCGGATTAGCATGACCCAATCTCACTTGTACTTCCTTAACGGAAATTCCTGCTGAAAAAAGCATAGATGCGTGGGTGTGTCTAAATCCGTGGATCGTTATACGTTTTAAAGATGGATTATGTTTATAAATAGATTGCTGCCAGTACCTAACGGTTCTGGCAGTATACATACTTTTACCATTCGTAGAAAATACAAATGCATTACTACTCTTTGCATTAAGTCCATCAGACAATAAGGCGATTCTTTGTTTCAGTTGCCATTTTTTCAATAAAAGCATCGTTCTACGATTCATTTGCACAACTCGATTGCCACTTTTAGATTTAGGCGGGTTGATAGTAGGGTAATTCATGGCATCTCTCGACATGGTTTTATTGATATTGACTTCACTTTTTGTAAAATCAATATCACTTCATTTCAATGCTAATGCTTCACCACGTCTCATTCCAGAAAAACCTAGCAATCTAAAAAATGTTAGACAAACCAAATGTTTTTCGTTTTTAAGATATGATGTGTTTAGAAATTCATTTAGTTCATCTTTTGTATAGAAATATTCTGGCTTATCAATCTTCACTTTACCTTTTGGAAAAGTTAATCTAGTAAAGTGGTTATCTTCAATATAGCCGTTTCGAAAAGCGCGATCAAACACCTTTCCAATATTATTTGCTCTAATCTTATATCTAGCATATTTAGTAGATAGCTTGTTAATAATTGATTGAAGATCCATTAGAGTAATCGTTTTAATGCGTTTATTACCAAATTTTTTCAAAGCACAAATTCTAATATTATCTTCAAAAGCTTTTGATGTTGCTTGCCTAACCGTTAATTTATAAGATTCTAAAAATTAACGGTACACCTGTTCAAACGTTAGTGGCTTTTCTTTTTTTATATTGCCATTTTCAAGCTGTAATTCTAATCTTGATATTGATGTGCACCCTAAAGTTTGTACATTAATATATTGTTTTTCTTAGGCGGAAAGTTCCCGGTATTGAATCGGAGACTTTCCGCCTAGTTTTATTTTAATCTGATGATTATTATAATAATCAATCCATAACTTCATTGCTGATACTAAATTTTCCTTAGAATCATATGCAGTCTCAATTGCTTCTGCTTTCATAATATGAAAGAATGATTCCATTGGCGAATTATCTAAGCAGTTTCCCTTTCGGGACATACTTTGGAAGATATTATTAGTTGTCAAAGTATGTTGCCAAACATGACTTTGATATTGAATTCCTTGATCACTATGGATAGTAGTTCTGTATTTAAGTCCTTTAATTCGTTCAATTACATCTTCTAGTGGTTTCATAACACATTCAACCGTAGGGTGATCGCTGATATTGAAAGAAATAATTTCTCCTGAATACAAATCCATAATTGGTGATAGATAAATTCGATGGTCAGTATCTAAACTTCCATATCTAAATTCACTAATATCAGTGGTTAATTTCTGGTAAGGACGATCAGTTTTAAATTTACGGTTAATCAAGTTCTTACTGATTTTACCCACTTGCCCCTTGTATGAATTATACTTCCGTAGCTTACGTGAGTAAGCTGTTGATAACCAATGATTAGATTTCATGATTTTTAAAACCAGCTTGTGATTTACTTGGTATCCATGATTAGCTAATTCTAAACATACTCGTCGATATCCATATGATTTATTGGCTCGTTTGATGTCTCCAATCACTTTCGTGATTTTACTATGCTTATCGGGTTTACCTATCTTTGATTTTAGATAGTAATAAGTACTTCTAGGAATCTTAATTGTTTTAAGCACTAGTGTGACATACTAGCATGGTATTTTAGCCTTAGTACGTCGATAATTGTTATGGTTTCTTTTGGTTCTCTTCGTCGTCTAAGGCGTTCAATTTTTTTAAGAAGTCATTTTCGATCTTGAGCATTAAGTTTTCTTCTTCTAATTTTTTTAACTTTTCATTTGGCCATTTTCACTCGGTCCCTTCGGGTCGCTAAACCATCAATCCCATATAGCTCAAAATTTATTTGCCAAGTCCAAATTAAAGAAGGGGACCTTATGCTAAAATGATTATCTGTTTCCGGATAGGATGATTTAGTTATTTTCATCCAGTTTAATATATTTATCCGGTCTTTAACAGTGTATATTTGTTTATCTATTGATGTTTTCAGGCCATCAATTCCATATTTCTTATAATTTTTGACCCAATATAGAATTGTAGCACTGCCCTTTACTCCAAACTGTTTAGCAATTGTTGTTGAACCAATACCGTGAAGGTATTGAGTTATCATCGTTAATTTTTCCTCTAAACTATATTTAAACATACAAAAACACCCCTAAGTTTTGTACAAACTTAGGGGTGCAGTGCATATTGCTATTTTAGCCTCTTTTTTAGTATTAAAGCCACGTCTTGTGGTATTCATCTTATTACCAGTTTGGGGTTTAATACCAAAATAAATTCTAAAATAATACTTCTTCTTCCCATCACTTGTTCTATACTGCTTAATGCTTTCCATAGTAATTATCTCCTTTGTGCCAGGTAGCAACAAAAAGAAATAAAATGCAAACCTATGTTCTTTAATTATTATTTTAAAGTGCTTTTACTTCCAAATCAATTATATTGTGTATATATAAATTAAATTTGCTGGGGAGCAATCTATTTTAATTATTTGAATTCATAGGAGATGATATTGCTATGGAAGTAATGTTGACTAAACAGAGTGCAGAAGATATTAAAAGACATGACTATGAAATTATTCAAGAAGTTGTTGAACAGGCTTACCAAAATGGTAAAGCTTACAGCCGTTGGATTAGGGGTAAGAATGCACTAGCTGAATACCTAAGTACTAGTTATGCAACCTAGTTATGCAACCGTCACTAAGATGATTGCTGACGGGCTAAAAACGCACATGGTGTTTGGCACGATTATGTACTTCGATAGACATGAAGTCGATGATTATTTGAGTAGTAAATAAAATACAAATTAAGAAGAGGAGGATAACATAATAGTCAACTTCCTCTTTTTACATATTACAGCCCTAAATATTTCTTCTTAGCAGCTTCGAATTCTTCATTACTAATGATCCCATCATCAGCTAATTGCTTCATTTCACGTAGCTTATTAGCAGAAATAGGGGCATCAGCTTGTTTCATTTCAGAATGAACTTCATTAGTGATTCCATTCTTAGCAGCATTGACAGCTTGCTTAATGGCACTTGATAAAGGTTCAGTGTTAGTTTTTTGAATTTGCTTGATGGTAATTGAACCCATTCCATTCATGAACGAAACCTTACCGAATATCATTCCAGTGTCGTATGATACTCCATTGATTGCTGATAGGGGGATGTCAGTATTCGATGATCCAAACAATAGCTTTTTATTTTCGAACAATACAAGTTCGTTAGTAACTACGACTAGCACACTGTCACCTTTATAGCCAATCATACCTGATGTAGCGTATTTGATTACTTCATCATCAGCCATTAGCTTAGGTAATTCCTTAATTTCACGACCAGTCATGAAGGCATCGTTGAAACCAGTTGCGTTTAGTTGATCAATGATTTTCTTCATTTTTGCTGGATTATCAGACTTTTCTATTAATGCATCAATTTTACTAGCATTCATTTGGTTACCACCTTATATGTACAGCTTTTATAGTCATCAGGATTTGGACTTAATGCTATTCGAGGATTATATTTTCGTAAGATTCAATTTTAGTATTTTCACTAGCAAATAAGAATTCAGGAGCTTTACCTCTATTTTTATTATTAGCAGAGTAGGAAATAAAATACTCATATTTATTTTTTAGATTTTTATATAAAATTGAAATTTCATCAGATTTATCATACGTTACGATCCAATTTAACTCATAATCTTGTCTCATTATTTTACTGGCTAATGTTTTATGATCATTGTAATTGAAGAAAGACATGTATAAATTTTTTCCTTGCTTAAAGTAAGGGGGATCAAAAAATATAAAGGTATTAGATTTATTACTAACTTCATTAGGAATGCTGCTAATCATTTTTATAGCATCAAGATTGGTTAACTTTATTCTATCTTTCAATTTATTTATAACGTCAATCTTTTTGCATAAGGTTTTCTTATTAAATCTTACATATATCTTAGTTTTATTTTGTAACTTCCCGCCAATTGGGCCCCCATTGATAATACCACTAACATTTAATCTATTTAGCATTAGCGTGGAAAATGCATTTAATATGGACAAAGGGTTACTCTTTTTTTTATCGTGTAATAATTTAATTTCATTCCAATATTTTAGATTGTCATCATCACTATGACTACTTCCTGAATAGTCAAAAGGAACAGAATTAATTAAATTTTTCAAGTCACTTGGATAATGTAATATTGAATACCAAATAGAATAAATAGACTTATCAAAATCATTGATCCATACTCTTTTAACTTTATTGTTAACCAATAATTTAATTGGCAATCCAGCCCCACCAGCAAACGGCTCAATATAAGTCCCATCAACATTATTCTGCTCTAGTGAATTGCATATAAAGCTGTATAATTGCGTTTTACCACCTGGATATCTTAATGGTGACATTGTACTTGGCATAATAAGACACCTCCTTAACCACGATTATACATGATGAATATAAGCTTGGCCACTAATTAAAAAAATCTGAAACTTTTTTATTTGAAGAATCTTTTATTGCAATTATTAAATGTTTATAATATTCATTAATTTGATTTTTTCCATCTTTAGAATTTTTATAGTAATCAACTAAAATGCTTGTCTTTTTAACAAAATTAATTATATTTTTTTGAAAATCTTTGTTTTCATGTAAATAGATACTTCTGTTAATTAATCCTCCATTATTTTTTCCACTCGGTTTGAAGCTAACGTTTTCATCATCTATATGAAGATCTTTTTTCACATGACTTATATTTAATAAAGCAGTGTCACTATTACTTTTAACTGTATTCCAAAATTGCGTGTGTTTAATTGGGTTGTCAACATAGTCTTTTACCAATTCGAATAAAAATAACTCTGGAGGTAAAAAAGATGGTAAATATAATATATTATTAGCATGCGGATTACATGTATTTTCATCATTTGGATACATTTGTGTATCATTAACGTCCAATATGTTATTATATCCCTTTCCGTTTTTTAATCTCGCATCACCATCAAGAACAATTAATACTTTTTTAAAATACTTATCGCTTTTTCGCATGTTCTTAAGTTGTTCTTTACCAAGACCCAATGGAAAAATATCCAATTTCGTTCTTTGAAGAATTTCGTTTTCAGATAATAATTTTGGATCAACTTTATTAATTATGTCGAAGAATATTCCAAAAACTTCCGCTCCAAAAGAATCCTCACAGTATACCTTTAGTGGTGGCCTTTCAAAAGTGCTTTTATCAAATAGATCAGATTTAAGCAACTCGTAATCAGTGTATTTAGATAAACTTGGTAAAGAGGTATCAGAAAAATAAACTAATTTATAATCGTCACTATTCTCATTCTGTAGTTCGATTATTTTTTTTAGTACCAATAAAGAATGTGTTGTTAGTATTATTTGTAAATTAAGTTTATCAGATATCTCGATTAGTAAGGAAATTAAAGAATCCAAAGCTCCAGGATGAAGTGATGAATCTATTTCATCAATGCAAAGAACTCCTCCTTTATACTCATCTCCCTTTTGCATTTTTAAGTTATAAAAACTAATTATTGCTGAAATGATGTAAGATAGATTATCTTGCCCTACAGACTGTGTATTGGCAATTGTATTATTTATCTTCATATTTAACTTAGTTTTTTGTGTAGCCTCTTTTGTTATGAAATCCATACTAGCATCACTGTTTATTGAATTTGGGATTACAGAGTTATATAAATCTCTGTAATCATTAGATAAGCCATCCTTCATAATTTTATTTCTAGGATTAATGTCTTTTATAGTTATATTACTTTCACCTAATGGGAAAAGTCTTGACATACTTAGATATATCGATGGTAAAGGAACCCTTGCTGTCGCACCAATTCCTAGATTATTATATAAATTTTCTCCAGCAGCTTTTATTGTTTCATCATCATTCATTTTATATGTTTGAGGTAGTACTCTTATACCTCTTTTAGAACCACTATCATTTTTAACTCTAATTTTCTTTTTGAATGTAACATTTTCTTCAGTAAAACTTATAAATACTCGATAATCTTTATAATTTTCATTTTTAGAAATATAAAAATAGTCATTAAAATCTGGTTGAAAATCTACATTTTCAATTCTCTTGTCCTTTGTTCCGCATGAAGAAGAAATTAACGATAATATACTTGATTTTCCAATACCATTTGGGCCAGATATTACTGTTAATTTATTTCCTATATCAAAATCTTCTATGTTTTTTAATTGTCTAAAATTATCTATTCTTACTGATGATATTTTCATTTTTTCTCCTTATTCGTACCAAATTTTATTTTTAGCTATCCTAGCAACTTCTTCAGCGCATTCAGTGGGGATGCATAGTTGCTTCATGATTGGATCAATATTATCTGATGAATAGTCATCGCCAAGCAATTTAAAATATTCTGGCAGAAGTA from Nicoliella spurrieriana includes:
- a CDS encoding helix-turn-helix domain-containing protein; its protein translation is MFKYSLEEKLTMITQYLHGIGSTTIAKQFGVKGSATILYWVKNYKKYGIDGLKTSIDKQIYTVKDRINILNWMKITKSSYPETDNHFSIRSPSLIWTWQINFELYGIDGLATRRDRVKMAK
- a CDS encoding site-specific integrase, with amino-acid sequence MSRDAMNYPTINPPKSKSGNRVVQMNRRTMLLLKKWQLKQRIALLSDGLNAKSSNAFVFSTNGKSMYTARTVRYWQQSIYKHNPSLKRITIHGFRHTHASMLFSAGISVKEVQVRLGHANPQITLGVYTHVTKE
- a CDS encoding Arm DNA-binding domain-containing protein, translating into MESIKQYRTSDGKKKYYFRIYFGIKPQTGNKMNTTRRGFNTKKEAKIAICTAPLSLYKT
- a CDS encoding AAA family ATPase — translated: MKISSVRIDNFRQLKNIEDFDIGNKLTVISGPNGIGKSSILSLISSSCGTKDKRIENVDFQPDFNDYFYISKNENYKDYRVFISFTEENVTFKKKIRVKNDSGSKRGIRVLPQTYKMNDDETIKAAGENLYNNLGIGATARVPLPSIYLSMSRLFPLGESNITIKDINPRNKIMKDGLSNDYRDLYNSVIPNSINSDASMDFITKEATQKTKLNMKINNTIANTQSVGQDNLSYIISAIISFYNLKMQKGDEYKGGVLCIDEIDSSLHPGALDSLISLLIEISDKLNLQIILTTHSLLVLKKIIELQNENSDDYKLVYFSDTSLPSLSKYTDYELLKSDLFDKSTFERPPLKVYCEDSFGAEVFGIFFDIINKVDPKLLSENEILQRTKLDIFPLGLGKEQLKNMRKSDKYFKKVLIVLDGDARLKNGKGYNNILDVNDTQMYPNDENTCNPHANNILYLPSFLPPELFLFELVKDYVDNPIKHTQFWNTVKSNSDTALLNISHVKKDLHIDDENVSFKPSGKNNGGLINRSIYLHENKDFQKNIINFVKKTSILVDYYKNSKDGKNQINEYYKHLIIAIKDSSNKKVSDFFN
- a CDS encoding CAP domain-containing protein, giving the protein MINKNITEPQRKRINNYNQIYNLNANLSNGNYQNGTTVIYDPSNTSVQHKHFPTNETDTKNSIHRINPGAVGKIIHRKVSNWRVIYYRVKFSGYKQALWIIAGSLKLPSELSANNRPDILIANDSINKSTGLQYINYIRSRHHLRPLKWNVHLATLAKLRNQQGYTDQKHFNHFTENGKWKVDLLCKQLHYNNHVLGENIAFAYAMNDTKTNLINAINLFTYDDSVGEHWGHRYNILRSDITQIGIAECTHKSRAYTAMEME
- a CDS encoding MarR family winged helix-turn-helix transcriptional regulator; translation: MKDLGYLAQDISILHRQYYKDTGKQFEQLDLNPTAACILLTINDHRHINQSQIARELVLDKGMVARQIKKLDQNGWVVKQPRPGKALEVSLTESGQQLLIKVQMIRRNWWAERFAQTGIKADSPIIPSIERVVETIIGENKG
- a CDS encoding IS3 family transposase, producing the protein MLKTIKIPRSTYYYLKSKIGKPDKHSKITKVIGDIKRANKSYGYRRVCLELANHGYQVNHKLVLKIMKSNHWLSTAYSRKLRKYNSYKGQVGKISKNLINRKFKTDRPYQKLTTDISEFRYGSLDTDHRIYLSPIMDLYSGEIISFNISDHPTVECVMKPLEDVIERIKGLKYRTTIHSDQGIQYQSHVWQHTLTTNNIFQSMSRKGNCLDNSPMESFFHIMKAEAIETAYDSKENLVSAMKLWIDYYNNHQIKIKLGGKSPIQYRELSA
- a CDS encoding nicotinamide mononucleotide transporter — its product is MLKAIAKSRVFDLVGVIIVLLSAFLSGYLFETLDEVTHWGGISPLVPFGLISVGSSVLSLYSDRLTARMNNLGNWIGLAGVILSGTIDYLLGNKGAIFTYPVTFIIQAWAIKVWMNSDQYKARKAPTGMKGGLIITSLIVCSFGFSYFTNAIAFTQHDWLFYTTTLVFALSLIANAFNALKLRVQWQFWGLYNIVQLLKALIQGNFANVGKYIYYIINSISGLSYWKD
- a CDS encoding DNA adenine methylase, with the protein product MPSTMSPLRYPGGKTQLYSFICNSLEQNNVDGTYIEPFAGGAGLPIKLLVNNKVKRVWINDFDKSIYSIWYSILHYPSDLKNLINSVPFDYSGSSHSDDDNLKYWNEIKLLHDKKKSNPLSILNAFSTLMLNRLNVSGIINGGPIGGKLQNKTKIYVRFNKKTLCKKIDVINKLKDRIKLTNLDAIKMISSIPNEVSNKSNTFIFFDPPYFKQGKNLYMSFFNYNDHKTLASKIMRQDYELNWIVTYDKSDEISILYKNLKNKYEYFISYSANNKNRGKAPEFLFASENTKIESYENIILE
- a CDS encoding PH domain-containing protein, coding for MNASKIDALIEKSDNPAKMKKIIDQLNATGFNDAFMTGREIKELPKLMADDEVIKYATSGMIGYKGDSVLVVVTNELVLFENKKLLFGSSNTDIPLSAINGVSYDTGMIFGKVSFMNGMGSITIKQIQKTNTEPLSSAIKQAVNAAKNGITNEVHSEMKQADAPISANKLREMKQLADDGIISNEEFEAAKKKYLGL